A window of the Chiloscyllium plagiosum isolate BGI_BamShark_2017 chromosome 13, ASM401019v2, whole genome shotgun sequence genome harbors these coding sequences:
- the LOC122555668 gene encoding succinate receptor 1-like: MNETCSKVNEVLDSYYLTTFYAIEFILGLTGNLIVICGYIFCLKEWKCSNIYLFNLSISDLVFICTLPMFVAYYANGKIWIFGAFLCKLNRYILYTNMYLSMLFLACISIDRYLLVSNPMRIHFFQKKKVAVSICISLWIFVTLEVLPMLTFIGVTAHANNTVIKCVDYASAGNADHNLIYNVCLTVVGFLLPMCIMGVFCVKTAHVLKKLNKDQSRSVTLEKPLTLVILAIVIFSVLFIPYHVMRNIRMVSRLENIKLSHCTVEIIKAVYTISRPIAFLSIITNSVFYFLSGDKFREIITSNIRKTIRKYTRGKNFLLSTLSTPLMIL, encoded by the exons ATGAATGAGACATGTTCAAAAGTGAATGAGGTCTTGGATAGCTACTACCTCACAACATTTTATGCCATTGAGTTCATCTTGGGGTTGACGGGGAACCTCATTGTGATATGTGGTTACATATTCTGCCTGAAGGAATGGAAGTGCAGCAatatttacctctttaatctttccATTTCGGACCTGGTCTTTATCTGTACCCTCCCAATGTTTGTGGCCTATTATGCCAATGGTAAAATCTGGATATTTGGTGCTTTCCTTTGCAAGCTAAACAGATACATTCTCTACACTAACATGTACCTAAGCATGCTGTTCCTTGCCTGCATTAGCATTGATCGATATTTGCTGGTAAGCAATCCAATGAGGATCCACttctttcaaaagaaaaaggTTGCAGTTAGCATCTGTATCAGTTTGTGGATTTTTGTCACCTTGGAAGTCCTCCCCATGTTAACTTTCATTGGTGTCACGGCTCATGCTAACAATACTGTCATTAAGTGTGTTGACTATGCGAGTGCTGGGAATGCTGATCACAATCTGATATACAATGTGTGTCTCACTGTTGTCGGGTTCTTGCTCCCAATGTGCATCATGGGAGTCTTCTGTGTGAAAACCGCACACGTGTTAAAGAAACTGAATAAAGACCAGTCTCGAAGCGTCACTCTTGAAAAGCCCCTCACGTTAGTTATATTGGCAATCGTAAttttttctgtgcttttcatTCCTTATCATGTTATGCGGAATATCCGTATGGTGTCCAGATTGGAAAATATTAAACTTTCGCATTGCACTGTTGAGATCATAAAAGCAGTTTACACTATCTCAAGGCCTATTGCTTTCCTAAGCATTatcacaaattctgttttctaCTTCCTTTCTGGAGATAAATTCAGGGAAATAATTACGAGCAACATTCGGAAGACAATAAG aaaatat actcggggaaaaaacttcttgctatccaccctgtctacacctctcatgattttgtag